The DNA sequence CAAATCTCACAGGAGCTTCTTGATAAGCAAACGAAAAAGTTCAACCCAATACACTTTCGATATAGCCTTAAATGATGTTgataatctatttatttatctatatatctatataatacTAATGTTAAATAAGGTGATGTGGTAGTTTTCTCTAgctaatgtattttatttttattttttattattccaattttttatacttataaaaatattcacttaacatgtttttttttcttaggtcggtaacattttttcaaaaatattataaatttgtgTAATTAAAGAGTAATATTcttagggatattggcggctaaaccacctgaattttatgttttgtaacacttaaccacaaaaaccgaaattttggcagctaaactacctaaactctgGTTCCGTTTTTCTCTGCACACCtctgtccaaaaatcacagttaagtgccacggtggactgtctacgtgtacacacttgtacacgtggcaaatttttagtgctccacgtaatattagttttaaaaaataattataaatattgaaaaaattaaaaaatcagaaaaaaaaaataattttttttttcttttttacttgttttaatttaaaaaaaataaaaaaattatttttttttacttttttctttttctttttcttcttcctttttctttttcttcttctttcttcttttgctTAATAAATCCTCTCGCTACTTTTGCTTAATAATCCTCTTCATCTTTAGAGATCTGAATAAATCCTCTTTGCAGTTCCCTTGTACAGGTCTTCAAGGCTACAAGGCAGCCTATTCACAATCGGAGATGCTTAATTCCTAGGGGCACCATGGTTCATGGAGCCACCGCCACCACCTCCACCTCCACCTCCTTCCCCAAACGATCTAAATATGTCATCTCTGAAAATCCCACTTGAAAACCTTGAACCCCTCATACCTCCTCCTTCACCACCCATCCCTCCCAAGCCTCCAAACGGTCCTGAGGACCCGAAAAACTCCGCAAAAATATCGTCTGCATTTCGAGGATTGAATTGAAAAGTCGTGGGTCCATCTCCGGTCGAGAAGTATAAAGCTCCACCCGATCCTCTGGCGTTTGGTGGTGGCATTTGACCCTTAAGCCCTTCCTCACCGTACTGATCATACACTGCTTTTTTCTGGGGATCACTCAGAACCTGCAAAAATGAAATTAACCATAAATTGACAGCTAATTAAAAAGCTtcatattaataaagttttgtaTTTTGGAGAGAAAAAGAGGGGTGGGTTTTGGCTAAAGAGACATACCTCATAAGCTTCAGAGATTTGCTTGAATTTGGCTTCTGCTTCCTTTTTATTATTTGGGTTCAAGAATAAagaggaggaggaagaagaaagaaaaaagaagaaaaaaataataaaaaaaaattaattttttaatttttttaaattaaaaaaagtaaaaaaatttctgatttttttaattttttttttaatatttataataattttttaaaattaatattacgtggaccactaaaaacttaccacgtgtacaagtgtgtacacgtggacagtccaccgtggcacttaactgtgatttttagaCGGATGTGTgtagagcaaaacggaaccagggtttaggtagtttagccgccaaaatttcggtttttgtggttaagtgttacaaaccgtaaagttcaggtggtttagccgccaatatcctaTATTCTTATAGTGtactataaatatttttatatatttcttgtaGTGGTAAGAGTAGCCAAATCAGAAgccattaaaaattattttcaattaagtataaaaacaaaaaaaaaaaataatataaattaatctttttttaaaaaaaatgaatagcaATTTTATTGAAATATTAGCATTAATTTAGAGTATAGAAGAACTTCTAAATCAACCCAAACATTATACTCAAAAATATTGCGACCAGAAATAAATTGAGAATGTCTTGCCACAACATGAACAACTTAATTTGTTGATCATGTCTAATAAAACCTAACCTAACATTGGGTAAAGATGAGAGTTAAAGTAAACAATCGTGAATAGTCAAATAATAGAAGATCAATTGATTACTATGAATGCCTTGAATTGAGATCATGCTATCAGTCTCAATTTCTACAAGTTGTAATTAGTTGTAATTGCTTACTTCTTCAATATATAACTGTAGCATCAAAAACATAACCTCGATAACAAGTTTTAGCCTCAATAAGGTAGCCAAAACTATCACAAGCTACAATTTTGAAACTATTAAGAATTATCCCGTGAAAATAAGGCAgcatcaatatttattttgatgTGGTTCAATTCTGGTTTATAGTCCAAAACTCCGCTCCATTTCCTTTATTTCAAAAAACATAGATGACGAATTAGTATTATCCTGAGCCTTAAGCCAATAATTAAGACTTACATTAATCAGCCGATGCAAGAACCTCACTTATCGAGGAGAATTTTTTCTTCCAAACCGTCGCATTAATTTCGGGCCTTCTATAATGCCCACATGCAACATGGAAACACAATAAACCCGCTCATAATCAAGAGTAGTAAAAAGATTATCAAACTAATTGCCAAATGTTGACAGTGTTGTACGTAGAAACAAAAGTGTTGAACCCAACTTGATCCAACATGAGTGTGCAAATGGGCATGTAATGAGAGCATGCACTATAGATTCAGCTTGGATGTATTAGTTGGttttctattaaattaaattggatCTATTTAATCTTTTTTAGCTACTATTTAAGCTTActtcattaaaaagaaaatatatataaaaaaatataatttaaaacttaataatttaacatacataataaatattaatttattctaACATAATTCTCATGATCCTGCAATAAAACTgtcaaaaaaacaaaacttaTTCAATATGCATTGATAGTGTTTAGGAAGAttagaattaatattttagatctaagattttttatttaatctcaAGTGTGCAGgtgcaaaataaaaataattaatatatttttaaataaaatatattaaatatataaaactataaatgtattttaaaaatatataaaaataatcaaatgacTATTGAATGATAATTTGATAGGTTTCATTCGGTTACTCATTTGATCGGATGTCGCACTTAATAAGTGATCCAATTggatttcaaaatttacatGTAACCGATCTAATTATGAttggatatttaattttattagatgGGTTCAAATAAGGTCGGTTCCTTATAATTAGATTAGATTATTTTAGTTGTAGTTATTGGAGggggaaatttgaaaaaatatgcataaaataccttaaaaaaatttccctaatctaatacattttaaaattttaaaaatataaccactttacaataaacccaaaaatacccctctcattttcaaacctcaactctctctcttcctctatcTCTCTCGGTTGTTCTCTCACCATCTCACCCTCACCAACCCTCTTTTTTTTTCGTCGGATGTGATTTGGGCAAAATCTGAGTTTGGGGTTTGATTTCGTCAGGCCCGATGCAGCCCGATACAGGCCCGATGCCGGTCCGATGGTAACACAAAAAAATTGAGGAAGACAAAGGCCCGATAGTGGGCCCGATGCATgtgtaaaaaaatagaatttgatATGGCCCAAAGGGTCCGATGGCCCGATGGAGGCCGATTGCATgtgtaaaaaaatagaatttgatATGGCCCGATGGTCGACAGTGTAGTGAAataaagagagaagaaaagagagggggtaatgtaaatgggggtattttagggatattataaaatgtgtcatatcccacaaatatcaaatattatgagtttaggagaaaaaatttaagaatatgtaagcataaaaaatcaaattttaccACCACATTATATAAGTGGTGTCCCACTTGTTACCGCAAGTGGTCTAAGAGCAATGCTCATCTCTAATT is a window from the Cannabis sativa cultivar Pink pepper isolate KNU-18-1 chromosome 1, ASM2916894v1, whole genome shotgun sequence genome containing:
- the LOC115707859 gene encoding glycine-rich cell wall structural protein 2-like; protein product: MPPPNARGSGGALYFSTGDGPTTFQFNPRNADDIFAEFFGSSGPFGGLGGMGGEGGGMRGSRFSSGIFRDDIFRSFGEGGGGGGGGGGSMNHGAPRN